A segment of the Chlorogloeopsis sp. ULAP01 genome:
CCAGCATTGACAGCCACAATTCTATTATTTACGTCATGGCTATATATTCGCCTCAGTATTTCTGTAATGATTGGTCTTCCTTCACTATCATTGGCAATGCTATCTATTTATTTATTACATCTTTACAAACAAAATCATCGCAGATTTTATATTATTCTTTCTGGAATCACTTTTGCATTATCTTTGCAAACTAAGTTATTTACTATTTTTCTTGTACCTTTAATATTTTTTTATATAATTGATTTTAATATTAAAACTATTGCCAGTAGGAAAATATCAAAAAAAATACTAATCAATACTGCTTTGTGGTTAATACCTTTGGGATTAATTTATATTTTAATTGGCGTATTTTTTCAGCAATTTTGGAATCATGATCAACTAATTACTACTCATCTCAATCAACCTCAAAATTTAACACTAGAGAATTTTAATAATCGAGAATATCTTAGTTCTATGCTTAGTCAAGATTACGATTATATATTTCTAGCTTGTATTGGGATTGGAGCAATTTTTTTAAAAAGATATAGAAATGGGATATTTCCTTTCGCTTGGCTAATAACAGCTGTACTGATTTTACTAAATCATCAACCACTTTGGTATCACTATTATCCTTTAATTGCTATTCCTATCTGTTGGCTAGCTGCCTATGGAGTAGCATTCTTATATGATTCATTTTTCAAAAAAAAGTTAATTAATACTAAACAGCTTATTATTCCTTCTTTATTAGTTGTGATCCTGATTGGCTTAGTCATATTAACTCCTCCTAATCCAAAAGGAAGCGTCCCCAGAAATATGGAGTTGATGCAACTGGTGTTGAAATATAAAGATTCTACGAATTGGATTTTTACCGATCGCCCCATATATGCTTTTTATGCTAGATTACGTGTTCCCCCCGAAATTGCTGTGATGTCATATAAAAGGCTTAACTCTGGAGAACTAACATCTCAAGAAATACTTTCTGTTTTACAAAAGTATCGTCCTGAGCAAATTGTTCTAAGTAGGTGGACTTATCAACTGAAAAGTGATAATAAATTTCTAGCTTATATCAACGCCAATTACTCAAAAACTTATACAAATTCAATCGGTAGTGAGGAACATTATATTTGGAAGTAAGTCTCTTATTTAAGAGATACAAGTTAATTAATATATTTACATATAAATATGAATGATAGTAATTAGTTCAGCTATTTTTATTCCTAATTAAATTGTTTATATAAATACTATTTCGGTAGTGGAAAATAATTAGGATAATTTTAATAAAAATCGAGATATTAACTACTGAACAGACCTGTTTATTTCAGTTAGTTACTTGTTTGGACAAGGGGGAAGATGCATAAACCATTACAAATAAATAATAGTGTCGTAGCCATAGGTACCAGAATGCATTAAAAGGTGTGAAAAATACTTAAGCTTATGGCTCAAGCGCAGATATTTATCAAAAAAGTTTTATGGAAAGATGATTTCTTATTTCCAGTAGCAATCTGGTTGATTAGCAGAATATTTATCTGGGCTACCATGCTGCTGGTTGCACCACATCTACCCCAACCTCCACAAGGGATTGTACCTAGTTTTGGATGGGGGGTATTTGATGCTTGGGATAGTATACGTTACCGCAGTATTGTGACTTCCGGTTATGAATTCATTAATAATGGGCAGCAATATAATATTGCCTTTTTTCCCCTATTTCCTTTAATAATTCGGGCTTTGATGAACTTAGGCTTGCCATTTACTGTTGCAGGAGTACTGGTAAATAACTTGGCATTTTTGGCAGCGCTTTACTGGCTGTACTTTTGGGTTCTAAAGCAACTTGGTACAAACGAGGCAAGGTGGGTCATAGCTGTACTAGCTTGGTGTCCTTTGTCCTTATTCGGCACTGTAATTTACACCGAAGGATTGTACTTATTATCGAGTACGGCAGCTTTGTATGCCTTTGACCGTAAGCAATATGTTTGGACTACTTTTTGGGGTGCCTTAGCAACGGCGACACGCCCGACGGGTATGGCACTGATCCCGGCTTTTTTAATCGCAGCTTGGAGAGAAAGGCGATCGCCAATTGCATATCTTGCTGCTTGTGCTAGTGCGATCGGTTTGCTTTTGTTCAGTCTCTATTGTGCAATTAATTTTGCCGATCCAATCGCATTTATTAATGCCCAGCGAGGATGGCGTCCTTCATTTGGATTTGATTGGCGTGGTTGGTTGGATATGTTGCTGGAGCTAGCAGCAGGTACATCAAATTGGCACAATATTCAGATCAAAAACCTATTACATCTTTTGGTTTTTAGTAGCATTGTTGCTAGTAGCTATATTTTGTGGCGCAAATATAAACAATTGTCTCAAACTAAAATAGTGTACTGCTTGTATGCTGCGATCGCATTTTCATTAATATTGGCTGACAGACAATTTATCAATAACTTACTTAATGTGACAATGGTTTTGGGAGGTGGCTATTTTTTGTGGCAATCACGTAAAGATTTAACCTCTGTCACTACTTGTTACGGCTTTTGCGGTATAGCTTTGCTGCTAGCCTCTGGTGGTACTATCTCTCTGAGTCGTTTAGCTTACGGTATTGTACCTCTAAGTTTAGCTC
Coding sequences within it:
- a CDS encoding glycosyltransferase family 39 protein, which codes for MTRLKNFINQLIIILLFVGFVLTIRFQPISQTFEFDYDEGFNLIKTFLYSQGFSLYTQIWNDQPPLFTVLLSHWLNLFGYSIFAARLLILLFSALLIYCFYNLISSELGKIPALTATILLFTSWLYIRLSISVMIGLPSLSLAMLSIYLLHLYKQNHRRFYIILSGITFALSLQTKLFTIFLVPLIFFYIIDFNIKTIASRKISKKILINTALWLIPLGLIYILIGVFFQQFWNHDQLITTHLNQPQNLTLENFNNREYLSSMLSQDYDYIFLACIGIGAIFLKRYRNGIFPFAWLITAVLILLNHQPLWYHYYPLIAIPICWLAAYGVAFLYDSFFKKKLINTKQLIIPSLLVVILIGLVILTPPNPKGSVPRNMELMQLVLKYKDSTNWIFTDRPIYAFYARLRVPPEIAVMSYKRLNSGELTSQEILSVLQKYRPEQIVLSRWTYQLKSDNKFLAYINANYSKTYTNSIGSEEHYIWK
- a CDS encoding mannosyltransferase family protein, which produces MAQAQIFIKKVLWKDDFLFPVAIWLISRIFIWATMLLVAPHLPQPPQGIVPSFGWGVFDAWDSIRYRSIVTSGYEFINNGQQYNIAFFPLFPLIIRALMNLGLPFTVAGVLVNNLAFLAALYWLYFWVLKQLGTNEARWVIAVLAWCPLSLFGTVIYTEGLYLLSSTAALYAFDRKQYVWTTFWGALATATRPTGMALIPAFLIAAWRERRSPIAYLAACASAIGLLLFSLYCAINFADPIAFINAQRGWRPSFGFDWRGWLDMLLELAAGTSNWHNIQIKNLLHLLVFSSIVASSYILWRKYKQLSQTKIVYCLYAAIAFSLILADRQFINNLLNVTMVLGGGYFLWQSRKDLTSVTTCYGFCGIALLLASGGTISLSRLAYGIVPLSLALGTGLGHYPRLGFLMLGLFSILLARLAISFAQNLWVG